The following coding sequences are from one Nonlabens arenilitoris window:
- a CDS encoding DUF1801 domain-containing protein → MANPKAGNTQEYISFFPKWKNHFEAIHKILQTTELEESIKWGAPCYTLKGKNLIGMVGFKNHCAVWFHKGALLKDDKNVLINAQPGKTQMLRQIRYKENEAVDTQLLENYISETIENEKG, encoded by the coding sequence ATGGCAAATCCAAAGGCTGGAAATACACAAGAGTATATCTCCTTTTTTCCTAAATGGAAAAATCATTTTGAAGCTATTCACAAAATTCTACAAACAACAGAACTCGAAGAATCTATAAAATGGGGCGCACCATGCTATACCTTAAAAGGCAAAAACTTAATAGGTATGGTAGGCTTTAAGAATCATTGTGCTGTGTGGTTTCATAAAGGAGCTCTTTTAAAAGACGATAAAAACGTACTTATAAATGCACAACCTGGCAAAACGCAAATGTTAAGACAAATACGTTATAAAGAGAACGAGGCAGTTGACACACAATTACTTGAGAATTATATTTCTGAAACTATAGAAAATGAAAAAGGTTAA
- a CDS encoding glycoside hydrolase family 31 protein translates to MITNTELHSQGNVFPGKLNQFDQVVDTLTFNTDNGVILRLQVFRDSVIRFKYGTGGKLEEDFSYAIDEDGNRGYNKLEVIEKENHYEITTSKIICKISKADLRSRIFDLEGKIVCEDELGFHYEESYQYGGEIVKMSKKAQPGESYYGLGDKPADNNMRAKRFELWGTDQYAFGKQTDPLYKNVPFYIGLQNKISYGIFFDNTFRSFFDFAQERHHVTSFWAQGGVMDYYFIYGPDVNSVVSGYTELTGKPELPPLWALGYHQCKWSYYPESNVREVAAKFRELQIPCDAIYLDIDYMDGFRCFTWDEEKFPNPTQMISDLREDGFKTIAIIDPGIKVDPEYSVYQEAMEKDYFCKRADGPYMKGKVWPGQCYFPDYTNPKVRTWWADLFKGLIADNGLAGVWNDMNEPAVMEVPNKTFPDDVRHDFDGHPCSHRKAHNIYGMQMARATYEGVKKFIYPKRPFVITRSAYSGTQRYTSSWFGDNVATWEHLSIANIQAQRMSLSGMSFAGSDIGGFAEQPTGELFARWIALGVFHPFCRVHSSGDHGDQEPWTFDENVTNITRKFVELRYKLLPYLYTTFWQYVEEGTPMLKSLVVYDQEDAQTHYRNDEFMYGDKFLVCPVLEPNAKGRRMYIPRGEWYNFWTRETIIGGKEAWVDADIDEIPLFVKAGSIIPRYPVMQYVGEKVIEFLTLDVYCAIGKDKSVVYEDASDGYDYKKGRFSLRNLSFNGTENEIIISQYKDGKYTTEYETLRLNFIGLPFEIDYVEVDNLKISMEDLNYDLNTQTMYVNKNFVELHIVGK, encoded by the coding sequence ATGATTACAAATACTGAGTTACATAGTCAAGGGAATGTCTTTCCTGGTAAATTAAACCAGTTTGACCAAGTAGTCGACACTTTAACCTTTAACACTGATAACGGTGTGATATTGCGCTTGCAAGTTTTTCGCGACAGCGTTATCAGATTCAAATATGGTACTGGAGGAAAACTGGAGGAAGATTTTTCTTATGCAATTGATGAAGATGGAAATCGCGGTTATAATAAATTAGAGGTTATTGAAAAGGAAAACCATTATGAAATAACAACTTCTAAAATTATATGTAAGATATCAAAGGCTGATTTACGATCACGTATTTTTGATTTAGAAGGTAAAATAGTATGTGAAGATGAACTAGGTTTTCATTATGAAGAAAGTTATCAATACGGTGGTGAGATAGTAAAAATGTCTAAAAAAGCGCAACCTGGTGAGAGCTATTATGGGCTAGGTGATAAACCAGCAGATAATAATATGCGTGCTAAACGATTTGAATTATGGGGAACCGATCAGTACGCTTTTGGAAAACAAACAGATCCACTTTATAAGAACGTACCTTTTTACATAGGGCTACAAAATAAAATTTCTTACGGTATTTTCTTTGACAACACCTTTAGGTCATTTTTTGATTTTGCTCAAGAACGCCATCATGTTACAAGTTTCTGGGCCCAAGGTGGAGTGATGGATTATTATTTTATTTATGGACCAGATGTTAATAGTGTGGTAAGTGGTTATACAGAATTAACTGGTAAACCAGAGTTGCCTCCTTTATGGGCTCTAGGTTATCATCAATGTAAATGGAGTTATTATCCAGAGAGCAATGTAAGAGAAGTGGCTGCAAAATTTCGTGAATTACAAATTCCGTGTGACGCGATTTACTTAGATATTGATTATATGGATGGTTTCCGTTGCTTTACATGGGATGAGGAAAAATTCCCTAATCCTACTCAAATGATAAGTGATTTGCGAGAAGATGGCTTTAAAACGATTGCAATTATAGATCCTGGTATTAAAGTAGATCCTGAATATAGTGTGTATCAAGAAGCGATGGAAAAAGATTATTTTTGTAAACGTGCAGATGGTCCATATATGAAGGGAAAAGTATGGCCAGGGCAATGTTATTTTCCAGATTATACTAATCCAAAAGTACGAACTTGGTGGGCAGATTTATTTAAAGGTTTAATTGCAGATAATGGGCTTGCTGGTGTCTGGAATGATATGAATGAACCAGCAGTTATGGAAGTTCCTAATAAGACGTTCCCTGATGATGTGCGACACGATTTTGATGGCCACCCATGTTCTCATAGAAAAGCGCATAATATTTATGGAATGCAAATGGCACGTGCCACTTATGAAGGTGTGAAGAAATTTATTTACCCTAAGAGACCATTTGTAATTACTAGGTCTGCATATTCAGGTACGCAACGTTATACTAGTAGCTGGTTTGGAGATAATGTGGCTACTTGGGAACATCTAAGTATTGCAAATATTCAAGCACAACGTATGTCACTTTCAGGAATGTCATTTGCCGGATCAGATATTGGTGGCTTTGCTGAGCAGCCTACGGGCGAGCTATTTGCCAGATGGATAGCCTTAGGTGTTTTTCATCCTTTTTGTCGAGTGCATTCTAGCGGTGATCATGGTGATCAAGAGCCGTGGACATTTGATGAAAATGTTACAAACATCACACGTAAGTTTGTTGAGTTACGTTATAAGTTATTGCCATATCTATACACTACTTTCTGGCAGTATGTTGAGGAAGGAACACCTATGTTAAAGTCTCTAGTTGTATATGATCAAGAAGACGCGCAAACACATTATCGTAATGATGAGTTTATGTATGGTGATAAATTCTTAGTTTGTCCAGTCCTTGAACCTAATGCTAAAGGTCGTCGAATGTACATTCCACGTGGAGAATGGTATAACTTCTGGACTAGAGAAACGATAATAGGTGGAAAGGAAGCATGGGTAGATGCAGATATTGATGAAATCCCATTGTTTGTTAAAGCTGGTTCGATTATTCCTAGGTATCCAGTGATGCAATATGTAGGTGAAAAAGTAATAGAATTTCTTACACTAGATGTTTATTGTGCGATAGGGAAAGATAAATCTGTTGTTTATGAGGACGCTAGTGATGGTTATGACTATAAAAAAGGACGTTTTAGTCTACGCAACTTATCATTTAATGGTACAGAAAATGAAATAATTATATCTCAATACAAGGATGGTAAATACACTACAGAATATGAGACGTTACGTCTCAACTTTATAGGTCTTCCATTTGAAATTGATTATGTAGAAGTTGATAATTTAAAAATAAGTATGGAAGATCTTAACTACGACCTTAATACACAAACGATGTATGTAAATAAAAACTTTGTTGAATTACATATTGTAGGGAAGTAG
- a CDS encoding DUF481 domain-containing protein, producing MKIIILTAIALCTLSIAMGQQEELTDSQERMENFNSVKKHEVSLDVVAAIGGLGINPRYEYVLGRYSGVGVDLNIGIFDNDDNFEYIETFSLSPYYRQYFFSKEDYGAKGFYGEGFVKVFTFDDGYYENDFFGSGSYRTESYTEAAIGVGIGWKWVSDSGFLIDIGFGVGRNLGIASDPQDYELPSVTGRGGVNFGWRF from the coding sequence ATGAAAATAATAATTTTAACAGCGATTGCACTTTGTACATTGAGCATTGCTATGGGGCAACAAGAAGAGCTGACAGATTCACAAGAACGAATGGAAAATTTCAATTCTGTTAAAAAACATGAAGTCAGTCTAGATGTCGTCGCAGCCATAGGTGGACTAGGTATTAATCCTAGATATGAATACGTATTAGGACGATATTCTGGTGTAGGTGTCGATCTTAATATCGGGATTTTTGATAACGATGATAATTTTGAATACATAGAAACATTTAGTTTATCGCCATATTACAGGCAATACTTCTTTTCAAAAGAAGATTATGGTGCTAAAGGCTTCTATGGCGAAGGATTTGTAAAAGTTTTCACTTTTGACGATGGGTACTATGAAAATGATTTTTTTGGCTCTGGAAGCTATAGGACTGAGTCTTATACAGAGGCTGCTATTGGTGTTGGTATAGGATGGAAATGGGTGAGCGACAGTGGCTTTTTAATTGACATAGGTTTTGGAGTTGGTCGTAATTTAGGCATTGCTAGTGATCCACAAGATTATGAATTACCTTCTGTCACTGGTCGTGGTGGAGTCAATTTTGGATGGAGATTCTAA
- the pepT gene encoding peptidase T, with amino-acid sequence MINKQEITDRFISYITIDTESDPNSETTPSTEKQWDLARKLHQELIDMGMSDVTIDENAYVMATLPSNVDHDVPVIGFISHFDSTPDFTGKDIKPQIIHDYDGGDIPLKGSDLVLTPDYFESLNQYKGQTIITTDGTTLLAADDKAGITEIMTAMKVMIDNPSIKHGTIKIGFTPDEEIGRGAHKFDVKKFGADWAYTMDGSQIGELEYENFNAAGAVVTFHGKIVHPGYAKGKMINSMYIAQEFIESLPRMETPEHTEDYQGFFHLHNMKGAVEKTELQYIIRDHDRGHFEARKEVMNKLVADLNAQYDREAVTIEIKDQYFNMREKVEPVMHIVDLAEQAMRELGIEPLIKPIRGGTDGSQLSYMGLPCPNIFAGGHNFHGPYEYVPVESMMKATEVIVKIAELVAMDANG; translated from the coding sequence ATGATCAATAAACAAGAAATTACAGACAGATTTATCAGCTACATCACTATCGATACAGAATCTGACCCTAATAGCGAGACAACACCTAGTACTGAAAAGCAATGGGATCTAGCACGTAAGCTTCATCAAGAATTAATTGACATGGGAATGAGTGATGTAACTATTGATGAAAATGCTTATGTTATGGCCACACTTCCATCTAATGTTGACCATGATGTTCCGGTTATAGGTTTTATTTCACATTTTGATAGCACACCAGATTTTACAGGAAAAGATATCAAACCTCAAATCATACACGATTATGATGGTGGTGATATACCACTTAAAGGCAGCGACCTAGTTTTAACACCAGACTATTTTGAATCTTTAAATCAATATAAGGGACAAACAATCATTACCACAGACGGTACAACCCTACTCGCTGCAGATGATAAGGCCGGTATTACAGAAATAATGACTGCCATGAAGGTCATGATAGATAACCCATCTATAAAACATGGTACTATTAAAATAGGTTTTACACCTGATGAAGAAATAGGTCGTGGCGCACATAAATTTGATGTAAAAAAATTTGGAGCAGATTGGGCTTATACAATGGATGGAAGTCAGATAGGTGAATTAGAGTATGAGAACTTTAATGCTGCTGGTGCTGTAGTCACATTTCATGGTAAGATTGTACATCCAGGATATGCTAAAGGAAAGATGATTAACTCTATGTATATCGCGCAAGAGTTTATAGAATCTCTTCCTAGAATGGAAACACCAGAACATACTGAAGATTACCAAGGGTTTTTCCATTTGCACAATATGAAAGGTGCGGTTGAAAAAACAGAACTACAATATATTATCAGAGATCATGATCGCGGCCATTTTGAAGCTCGTAAAGAGGTGATGAATAAATTAGTTGCAGATTTAAATGCCCAATACGATCGTGAGGCCGTAACCATTGAAATTAAAGATCAGTATTTCAATATGCGTGAGAAAGTTGAGCCAGTAATGCATATTGTGGATCTAGCCGAACAAGCTATGCGCGAATTAGGCATAGAACCTTTAATAAAACCTATACGTGGTGGAACAGACGGCTCTCAATTGAGTTATATGGGTTTACCATGTCCTAACATATTTGCAGGTGGTCATAATTTTCATGGCCCTTATGAGTATGTGCCTGTTGAAAGTATGATGAAGGCTACAGAAGTTATAGTAAAAATAGCAGAGTTAGTCGCTATGGACGCTAACGGTTAA